A segment of the Candidatus Cetobacterium colombiensis genome:
TGTTAACGGCAAGTTTCTTTTGTTGTTTTTTTGACATTTTCGATTGTTGTAAAATTGACATTTCAGAATGCTGCTTTTTTGGCAGACCTAATTACACCTATTCATTAAATAAATGCTCTCTTTTCTCCAATCTATAACTATTTCCTGTTAAGTTGAATATTTCGCATCTAAAAGATAATCTATCTAATACTGCTGTTGCTAGCGCTGGATCTCCTAAAAATTCTGTCCATTCACTAAAGGTTTTATTTGATGTAATAACCATTGCCACTTTCTCATCTAATTTTGAAATTAATTGGAAGAAAAGATTTGCTTCCTCTTTACTAATGGGAAGATATCCAATTTCATCTAATAACAAAACTTGAGCGTTAAGAATTCTTTTATATAGTAAGTTATATTTATATGAATCTTTCCTGTACTTCAAAATATCAATTAAATCAGTCATTGAAACAAAAAAGACATCATAGCCTTTTTTTAGAGCTTCAACTCCCAAAGAAACCATTATTCTAGTTTTACCTATTCCAGGAGGACCTAGAAAAATTAATTTAAACAAGCGATCTATCCATTGCATTTCGCACAGAATATTTATTTTTTTCTTTGAAATTGATTTTTGAAAATTGAAATCAAAATCACTAAAATCCTTATGATATGGAAGACTAGCCTTTTTTAATCGCATCTTATATTTTTTAGCTTCTCTTTCTTCAATTTCCATTTTAAAAACATTTTTTAGAAATTCACAATATGAAACGTTAGATTGCTCTGCATTTGAGAGATAATCATCAAGATTATCCCTTAAATTATTTAAATTTAATTGTATTGCCAACTCTTTTAATTCTTGATTTAGCATAACTTCACCAACTTTTCTTCGTATTCAGAAAGTTCTCTAGTTTCAGTAACTATATTTTTTAATTTATCAGGAATATTTTGTAAAGAAGGTTCTGATTCAGTATTTTTCTTAGTATTATTAAGAAGTTTTGCCAAAAAATCTAAATCAAAATTATCTTTGGATATACATTCTTTAATCGCATTTAGAAAAATTTCTTTATCATATTCAGTAGATAAACTATCGATTCTTTTCAGTTGAGATTTTATATATCGTTTTTTCAATATTTCAATATTTTCTATATACTGAATAATTAAATTTTTGTTAGAATAACGATTTAAAATTTTAGATTTAAGTTCCAAAACTTTAGGATCAGGCGTTGTATTTCTAGAAATATTTGAGATAAGTTTACCTTTATCCTTAGAAATCTCATAAGTATTAATACTTTCCTTAGTTTTTAGATTGAAAAATGTTATTTGATTATCTTCG
Coding sequences within it:
- the istB gene encoding IS21-like element helper ATPase IstB; protein product: MLNQELKELAIQLNLNNLRDNLDDYLSNAEQSNVSYCEFLKNVFKMEIEEREAKKYKMRLKKASLPYHKDFSDFDFNFQKSISKKKINILCEMQWIDRLFKLIFLGPPGIGKTRIMVSLGVEALKKGYDVFFVSMTDLIDILKYRKDSYKYNLLYKRILNAQVLLLDEIGYLPISKEEANLFFQLISKLDEKVAMVITSNKTFSEWTEFLGDPALATAVLDRLSFRCEIFNLTGNSYRLEKREHLFNE